CCTAGCTTGCCTCATTTCaatttcttcaccataaccctgcccttggccttaggccttggttcatcctttgtgtcattttgttttgcctttgtgttctgttgttgctgtttaatctttccattgcttttgttctgttgcttctcttattccatttGCCCTGCAACTCTCTTGCTTTGCTTtccattgcttgtacattctatttgcttctcctgctgctttcctatcttgctgtgcagctcctttgctgcattgttctcttcagctgctgctgcagctgttgctgcctagctgctacttgcactgcttgtgcagctgctgtgcagattTGCTgcctcctgcagccaagcaaaggcaaaaacccattgagcccaaaagcccagagcacaatttgagctcATCTGAAGaccaaagctcaactcaaactgaagccctattcagccaacctgtgggcttaaccaaagcccatttgtctTAAACCAAAACCCCAAATTCACTAAGGCCCAGTCCAATGCAACCAACTTGTGGGCTTAttccataagcctaaactcaaaggccaaagcccatttgtatttcaaaagaacaaactgagcccaagctcagttcctttcatTATTAACAAACCCAAtaatacattaagcccaacacttccaaagggcttctaagcccaaagcaaaattcaggaacccaattagctaagacacatttccgaaacacacccgatctctgtggatcgacccgtacttgcacgagctacaactgacgaccgtgcacttgcggtattactgtaggcccgtttccattacgcatcatttctatacccttttccgggcccaacaaacaccacaacatgtatgagacaattgtgaaagcaaaggatgcaaaatgaatatttgaaggggcttgttttccggccctcttttaatgatacgcgtgtagttgtaatcccaaactatcttctcaaattcttgcataacacTCCTCCCTTCTCATTCCACCTTTCTAAtacttgcttgtgcgctataaattgtacttagagaagacacattcgtcttatccttttccttgaagcctctgagagtttgtctcggtttgataaatgctttggtcaatctctttacatcctccatttcatgaagttttagcttcgcaactagggagtgaccaacaaaatctttcggatcccggtggttatgacggccgaacgaaacctcacaatcccattcattgttcttgtcatttaaacggaatacaagcttaaaggggcaattatccttcctcatatgagtcttgtataccctattagtcttctttggatatacataatcctttctcttgtggctattttTCTGCTTGTGTTgtccacttctctcgcaaaccatctcaaaacggctttttgaaccttgggtattcttcaccaacacacacatgttcttaagagcagtCTCTTTAGAccaagcaattgcttcctttGAATCTTTTATttcctacataaggacaacaatgggagattataaggttcattacaagaaatccattggtaatattcaagatactaggtgaaaataaatctttggtaacatacctgaggcattttatagtattccgacatATCTCGACCGAGCggttttgcatttgttggatcgaTATACATCACAACCTAAGGAtcgaacaaaaagaaaataaattagttccatttttttttctaatactatgccggtatgcagttccggcatgctcgatcaCAGTCCCGGCATAGTCGAACTGCACCGAAACTAAAGACCAATTTTGAGACGCTTCCGGCATTCACAATATATTTGAAAGCAATGCCGGAAATACTGGTTTCGGCATGCTCGTAATCTAAGTTACCACGACGGTAGGAGGTTCCGGTGTGGCCCATACTTAATATACCACGCaggtatttagctttggaaaacaCTCCTTCATGTATATTTTTTGtaggtaccggcatggtaacgtTAAAATTGAACAATGCCGGTACACAGTTCCGGCATTCGCGTTATCTACGGTACACAGTTTCGGCGTGGTAGTTGATATTTATCTTCGAAAGATActgcttcctgtatgtttttcatgcagtaccggcatggtaaccttAGAATCTAACCATGCCGGTAGCATATTCGATAGAATATtccgtggtaggtaaaaagtaacttcTGTACCAGCGTAGTTTTTTGGTTGCAAACTATGCCGCTTttagtttcaaaatgggggatatcaaggttccggcatggtattcatactttggcCATGCCGGTACTGAGCTTTTACAGCaacaacaatggtggattcaaagaaaaaaaatcaatttttcaacctATTCTTAGctttacctgagtattgggagtgcttatatgttgagttagtttactctcttgggttggttcttcacgaaacacttcatgctcataaaattcatgttccttgcaattgtgagttgtcagtggatgaagattcaagatatgctccttgttgtagttgaacTAAAGATTCAGCcgcaacaattctctcttcacaatcatcctccattttcacaattccctctcaaattttcttttcctctttctactctcacctcactcacccaaacacaaataataacacacactaatcatttatcaaaaatcttaagattttactaattattattaatcactaatcctgattagtgaggggtagattaggaattacataaaatacttagataagggatgaccctgatttgatatttggatctcgTTTTTGTTCTTTTCCTATATCcccaattattttttatatcccaatcgcgcgttctataTAAAAAGAACGTTCTATAAAAGGATGGACAAAAGGATACCGTTCATAATGGCGTATCTCTTTTATGGCATCTTTTGGATCTCATATGACTTGCACACCGCAAACGCCGTTAGGTGATCATGTGATTCCGTAAGGACTGTAACATAAGCCAGTAGAAATATAGTTAGAATCCCattaacaaaataagaaaaagaaaatgctCAAAAGACAAATTAAAATAAAGAGTTAGATATAAATCGTGGGTAATCTTCTTTTGTTTGTGTGTGCAAAGCAACGTGCGTGATAACGTCTTGTGATATGGAAGACAGAGAataaaagacataaaataaaGGGGAAGCGTCTTGTGATATGGAAGACAGAGAataaaagacataaaataaaGGGGAAGAAGAAGTGAGAAATTCTTATTCATGTGTGTGTAACATAAGAGATTAGGCgtctatttatatagatagagGAAACCCTAATGTTAGACACGGGggcatcttagtaaataaacaCTGATTTATAACATGATGGACGTAGTATTTTTTTTgactaaatccgcggttaatccgcatccggtgTGTATCACTCGTtgatccgcgggtgattgggccggacacggttggatttGCAAATCCGCAATTTTGACGGATTGGATGCGAGTGAttcctaatccgcaaccgtccgttgcacacccctaataAGGTGACTTACCGGGAGCCCATCTGGCCCAGGAGCCCCACGTTCAGGTTTGTCCAACCCTCCTTATATTCACATCCGAAGTAAGTGGCTATGGGGTGACTTAGTGAGCCCACCTAAAACAAACAGCAGaaccttttttttccttctccttcctcTGCCTGACTTCCTCTGCCTGACTTCCTCTATCCCTTCCAAGTTCCAACTTACCCATTACTTACTTCAGCACCAGgtactctctctctccctctctccttCTCAGTAGAAAGTCCATTATCTCCTCAGTTTTGTTGATTCTCAACATCTTTTTTACTGCTGCTGAAAACCCTTTTCTCTCAGGTCATATAGAAGATTGGGTTTTAATGGGGACTTATGGTTTCTCTTCAATTTTGAAGTTCTTTCGTGATTTTTGTATGAAATCTATAATGGGTTTTTTGTCACTTAggatttacttgataagaatggTGTTGTTTTGCGCGTTAGAAGTTGATGCAAAGTATGGTCAGAACGGGCTCTCTTGAGCTAATTTCTGGTTGAATTGGTTATGGCAATGCAATGTGAATTCTTCAGTAAAGTCTGTTCCTGttaagtgttaatgaaatcatatggtaCACGAGAATTGTTTGATAAAATTCCTCATAGGGAAATTTCTGTTTTCTTTGAGGAAACTTTAAGATAGATCAAAATGTGGGACAAATATCCTAACAAGATACTCTAGTTCTGGATTGAATACTAAGTAAACAACAAGATAAGTTAACACATGATAATTCAGTGTAGCTTGTGTTGATTTTTAGATTGTCAGTTGATATTTAGAAAAGTGGGTTTGGGGTTTTGAGAATTTCCTGAGAATGATCTCGTTTTGCAGGTACAAGAGTTGTTTTCCAGTGATGGGTGGTCCTCCCACATTGGCAATGGATAACAAAAGCTCTCCCCAACTCTCACCAGGTGTTTtaattgttttttaatttttttgaaggaTGATTTTGGTATTCAACTGTCTTTTTCCCTGAGTGCATTAGTCTCCTTAAAGTTTAATGTTCTTGTAGTTATTTGATGGATTCCTGTATTATTTGGCCTGACATGTATCCtttcatagaatcagaaaaaaaaagactTCCCCACCCCACCTCCCACATAATATGCTGCTTTTTGTTAATTGTGTAACTGGGAATCAGCTCTATTCCTTGTTTTAAGCAGGTGGTATGGTTTTGCAGATGCAATCAAGAATTTGTATACCTCTCAAGCGGAAACCCAAAAGCTTTTTGCCTCAGTCAGCATGGAGAAAGAAAAACCCTTCGACTTTTTCCGTGTTTTAGTTGGTATGTATGGAGACTATTAATGATTATCTGTCTAGTTTTGAATTGTAAAAAAGAAATGTCACAGTGTCTGATCTTGGGCATTTGGAGTTGCTCAAGGTTGGTGCTTTGTTTGCAACATATGGATATTGAACATATAactgttttcaaaaaaaatcaaaaaggaatAAATTATGCGTTCACATGGGCGTTACTTGACCGAAAAAGATTATTACTGTATCTCAGGAATTGCTGTTCACATATATATTAGAATTTACTACTTAGAAGTTGGTTTACTAGTTACTATTTAGAAGTTGGTTTATTAGTTCATGAGGAAAGATGTGGGGTAAACGTATACAAACATGTAAGGGGAGATAAGAAATGTATACCTGAAATCGAAGCTGGTACTGTTTCTGTCTTCACCAATGTTGATGTGTTTCTAATAGTTATGCTTGAACTTTGTAGATGGTGTCATAGCAGGAGGTACTGCTGGTGTTGTTGTCGAAACATCTTTGTATCCAATTGATACAATCAAGACTCGTCTACAGGTAGGTTACTTCACAAGGAAACCGTAATGGGTAACTTTGTGTTGCTAAATCAGCAATTCTGTCTTTGGAAGTAGTTGTTGGGTCATAAATCATGTAATACTATACGCATTTGCAATGCCCATTCTGATTTTTTTATTTAGATTTCTCATTCTTTCTATCTTGATTATTAGCAGACTAGATAGAAACCTGTTCAATTTGACATTCACGTTCATTTATCAGAGCTCATCTTCCGCTGCCCCACACCAAATTAGTTGTCTGTACTTTATTTCCATTTCAGGCAGTACGTGGAGGAGGAAAGATTGTTTTGAAGGGCCTTTATAATGGACTAGCTGGAAATCTTGCTGGTGTCCTACCGTAAGTTCCTGATGATCAAGTTATTTGCTGTTTTGCATCTGACCTTTGTTTTAGATTAGAAGTTCTCGTGTCTCATGACATTTCACTTTGCAATAGAGTTGTTGGTTGGTGTTTCAAACCATCTGAGTGGTTGCTGGTATGAAAGTCGCATGTAGTATCTTGAACCAGTTTCAATGTATAATGAGACCTAATTTGTTTTACTAGCACTGCTACTTTATATCTTAGATGTCAGTCTAGCATCTATGTAAAATAATTTATACATTTCTCTACATGTCCACCATATTTGTTTGCTGCCTTTTAGAACATTTTAGAGTGCTTCTTTGAGCCTACTGCAGCATGATGTTGAGTCAACTCAGCATTTACTATATGAAAATTTCATCTCAAGAGCATTTTAGAATGCTTTGATTTGTTTCTAATACTAGGGTCAAATGATATCCCAGCTTTCCAATTGCAAGGCCGGATAATATGTGCTTATCATGTGATGATTTGATGGGTCCAACTATTGGATTGGAAAGTTGTCAAACTGGTTTATAGAGTTAGTTTTCCAATGAGCTAATTCTTAGCATAAGCATCTGACAATCTTTGGATTTATCTTTGGCTAATGTTGTGTCATGATCTGAAACATATACTACCATTCTGTATCACATTCTTCTACTATTTTATATTCTGTTGCATTTTTCATTGTTGTAGACCTAGTCGAACCAAATTCACTGATATTTAATCTTCTTTACAGGGCATCTGCCATATTTGTTGGTGTCTATGAACTAACAAAGCAGAAACTGTTGAAGATGTTTCCTGAAAATCTGAGTGCTTTTGCTCATTTGGTAAGTGAACATGAGTTTTTCGAACCTCGTGCCCTCTGGTGAATTTTGAGTTTTCTCAAAAGTCCCGATGCTAAAATTATTAGTTGGTGCAGGGGGTACCTCCTTATATGTTTTTCTTACCTAAGTAAATGGATTGACCAATCTATCACTGGATTTTCAAGCGATGTCCAGAAGTGTGTGTTTCATTTTGCATCAACTTCATCACACAGCTTCTTAGTATAACTATAACATATAACCATAAGAATTTGTATCCTTCTTATTCCAGAAATTTGTTAAATTCATGTAGACTGCAGGAGCCATTGGAGGGGCGGCATCTTCTCTTGTTCGTGTACCAACAGAGGTAGCGGAAGTTCGTCTTTTCTCAGATTCAATAAACTCGATTGTTAGTTGTTTACTCATCTGGAGCACTACTTAGGTTGTGAAAACAAGGATGCAAACTGGACAATTTGTTTCTGCTCCTAATGCTGTTCGCCTTATTGTTCGCAAGGAGGGTTTCAGAGGTCTATATGCGGTATGTAAACCTTATTTTCCTTTTAATGTTGCCTTTATTTTGACTTAATGTTTTAAGTCTGCAATCTATGTGAGTTTGACTTTGAAAAACTGTTCTTCTGTTACAGGGTTACAGCTCCTTCCTATTAAGAGATTTGCCATTTGATGCTATGCAATTTTGCATCTATGAGCAGATTCGAATAGGTTACAAGCTTGCCGTAAGCATCTTCAGCTAGTGCTGtaatttttatagatttttaCTTTCCCAAATGTTTctgaaaaaattgatttttgcaTTTGTTTATGTAGGCAAAGAGGGATTTGAATGATGCAGAGAATGCTGTTATTGGTGCTTTTTCTGGTAATCAATTTCATTGTATCAGTTTTAGTTTACAAAATTTTGTTGCTATACGTTACTAAATTTGTCTTTAGGAATGTGCGTTTTGAATGTGTCTAATTCATCACCTTGATTATGTTATTTTAAAGGAGCAATAACTGGAGCTATAACCACTCCACTCGACGTAATTAAGACGAGATTAATGGTTCAGGTACTATAAATTTGAAATTATCTCTTATTATGCTTGGAAGTAAGTTTTCGCCTGTTTATTTCTAATCTTTTAAACTTATGCAGGGATCCGCAAACCAGTATAAAGGAATTGTAGATTGTGTTCAGACCATAGTTAGAGAAGAAGGCGCTCCTGCCCTCTTGAAGGTATAACATAGCTTTCTCCATGTACTTAGAATGTAGTTTCAGAATTGAAACAAGATTTCTTTACCCCATGAAACTAGACTTTTGATATATAACCTCGTACTGCTCAAATGCCTAGCCAGTTGTTCGGTTTCATGATTCATGTTATTTCTCTTCAGGGTATTGGGCCAAGAGTTCTTTGGATAGGTATTGGTGGTTCAATTTTCTTTGGTGTTCTTGAGAGGACAAAGTTGTTACTTGCACAAAGGCGTGATGGGAAACAAACCCCGGAAGAATCCTTCAAAAAGGATTGATACGAAGCCCTTCCCATGTTTCAATTTTGCAGAATCATAGGGTGTTATGGTTCTTTTCATACCTTTTGTTGCCATAGATGATAGTTAGGGTGTCAGGAATTCGATCATGATCTCATGCAAATTGTTGGGTTAGTAATAGTTGTCTTAACTGAGTGAGAAAAATTAGACTATTGTAGTAttccgtcttttttttttttttttttttttttttatcttatgaTTTTATTCTTTTTGTGCTTGGTAAGCCCAATATTTGACTGCACCATTTGGAGAAATACACAAGATCAAGCAAATTTCACTGTTGAAATTCAAGTGGATTTGGTAAATTTCTCTGTGAAAATTCACTTGTGGAAAGTTCATTTACATGTTTCTCATTGTAAGAATTACAACAGCAGGGAACCCCAGAAGGAAAAGAGCGGAACTTTGCTTTTAAAATTGATTTGCATCAATATAAATATACAACAACAGTCGGGCATTCCTGTAAGGTAAAATCGGAAGCAACTTTAGACTATAACTGCCCTTTTTTGAGCTACAACTGATTGTCTTTGTTTATgaaatattgtttttcttttgaacAAAACGCAAAAGAACGCTAAGATAACCATGGCAAGGAACAAAACTTCCATCATAGTCCATCCCCAAAGCTCCACTTGATAGCTAGAACTGCAGTCAGTTCTTACTTGCTTTCGTTTTTGTAGACCTTCCGGATCCAGAACGAAATCCAGGCTCATTGCTTCA
This is a stretch of genomic DNA from Papaver somniferum cultivar HN1 chromosome 1, ASM357369v1, whole genome shotgun sequence. It encodes these proteins:
- the LOC113283246 gene encoding S-adenosylmethionine carrier 1, chloroplastic/mitochondrial-like, with translation MGGPPTLAMDNKSSPQLSPDAIKNLYTSQAETQKLFASVSMEKEKPFDFFRVLVDGVIAGGTAGVVVETSLYPIDTIKTRLQAVRGGGKIVLKGLYNGLAGNLAGVLPASAIFVGVYELTKQKLLKMFPENLSAFAHLTAGAIGGAASSLVRVPTEVVKTRMQTGQFVSAPNAVRLIVRKEGFRGLYAGYSSFLLRDLPFDAMQFCIYEQIRIGYKLAAKRDLNDAENAVIGAFSGAITGAITTPLDVIKTRLMVQGSANQYKGIVDCVQTIVREEGAPALLKGIGPRVLWIGIGGSIFFGVLERTKLLLAQRRDGKQTPEESFKKD